The genomic DNA CACTCCCCCATCATCGCCGCCTAGGAATCTAAGCCCCGGAGGAGCAGCAACCGACTCGTCGACCAATGTTAATTTgtccaagaagaagaatccaCGATCTGCAAAGAAACCGCCGCGAGATGGGCCCAAGGGCTCTCCCTTCAACAATGGACATCGCCATACGTCTTCGCAAGGACCCACAGCTACCCCGCAGGTGAAGGACAGCCCTCACTATGCAGGCCCGACATTCCACGCATCTCCTGCTCCCTCGGCCCTTCCTATGCCCAGTTTTTTTTCCAAGTCGGTACCCGAATCGGACCTTGCGCCCACAGTCGAGTCGGAAAACGAAGGTCTAGAAGGTGATCCGGATCTCGAGACCACGCCTTCGAAGCCAAAAGGTCGTCCCCAGCCATCGAACCAAGGAGAACAGTCGACCCCGCTGGATTTCCTATTCAAAGCGGCAGTGGAGGCGCGAAGTGCGCGAGCACAGTGTAGCCCGGAAGCAAAGCCCTCGGTTCGTTCTCCCCAAACGGATTCGAAAGCTCTTCCCCAACGTAACCTCAATGGCTTCGCCGGTGGGATGTTTCccatggagatggagaacgTCGGATCGCCAAATTTCCAAATTGGACCGTCCTTTGCTACATCTTACAAGGACCGCATGAATGCGCTACGCTCTGCCAGCTCCCCGTCTCAGTCCCCTCAATCGCTAGCGGAAATTGATGATGGCGAGCGGAAAGCAAAGACCGAAGCACTCAAGAGCTTGTTGCTGAATCCTCGTCCCCAGCGCCCGTCGTCCGCGTCTCCTCTCGCGTACAACCAAGCAAACAGCGCAAAGGAACGTCCGAATCCCAGTCCGAATGTGCCTCATTTTGCGACTCCGTCACGAACTATTTCGGGTCCACCAGCGACTGCGTCCCATGGCTTTTCAAGTGAACAAAAGCAGCCACCATTCACGAACGGGATTCACTCCCCGCAGTCCTATGCACGAATGGGTGGGCCACAGCCATCCATCTTGAGGAAGGACATTCCTACCTCGGGTCCTGCAACGACTTCGCCCGGTGTCACCAGTGAAGCTTTCCCTTTCCCTCCTCCACCATACACAAGTTACAATCAACATAATTTCCCTCCCCGCTGTGCGCCACCGCCACAGTACAGGTCTCCAGCACCCTACCCGACTGCATCGCCAGCAATGCCGGCGCACCCTTCTCCCCAAGTTCTTGATACTAAGAAGATGGAAGACGACTTGCGGAGGATTTTGAAGCTTGACGTTAATTCAAGCTTTCCAACCAACGGCGTTCAGAGTTCATTTGCATGATTTAGCGAGCGTGCTTTGTTGGTCCAACAGTTATCCGGGATCAACATTCCCCTTTCTTTTCATTCGATTTTCCCTCGGATTCAACCGAGCCCATTTCTTGCGACTCGATCTCTTGAATTTGAAACTGCCATTTTCATGCAGCGAACATGTTACGCAACTGAATTTTTTGTGTACTTTCGTGCTCGTCCAttgttttgttgttgttgttgttcttttcttcttcttctttttttttttttttggtcaTGACCTCCAGTGGTCACAGTCTCGTCTCGATCCTCTCTTGATGACATGGTTTCCTATGTGTTCTTTTTGCCTATCATGGTTCATGAGGGACGGTTATTCTTGTGCTTCGGGGTTCCTCGGTTCTTTCGCGGGGTTATTATTTTCTGATACCCCCTTTGGTTGCATCGAACCCGGAGTCTGGTGGTTCttgatttctttttccttctggGTGCGCTTTCCTTTCCGGAGTCTGTTGGTTGAAGATGGTTTGATGTCAGCGACTGCGAGCCGCTGGTGGTACTCgcactcttttttcttgataCCATCTGGTACTGCTCTTGTTCTCTTGTGTTCTTGTCTTCTTTTTTGAAGGATGACCTGCTCGACAGGCAAGGTCATCCATTGCACTTTTCGCGTTTACCCTTAGCTCAGTCTGTTATTCTTGTTGTATATGCTTGACGGCGCGCATCAAGCCGGCAGTTTTGATCGTTTTGTATCGTGGAACTCCGGGTCTGGATCCGCCATAAAACTTATGGGAGGGATAGAGTATTGATTTCGGCTTGGGATGGCCATGCCGACACGATGTTGGCTGGCACCTCAGGATGACCGAGTTTCCTTTCTGCTATGTTTATCAACCAACTTCTTACATTCCTTTGAAATGAACAAACCAGTCACTCGTTTATTCTTTGCATACCTTTGGTCACTTCCAGTTACTGGACGCCCGCATAGAACCTGCGTAAGCGCCGGTCTGCAAGCAGAGTTTCTGAAGGAACAGCCCGGCGGTACAGAGTATGATATCCAATTTCGCGACTCCTGTTCCATGAAAATCTCGGGTTCAGGACccctttccttccttttgTCTTGTTTCATCTCTTCAGTACAGAAGATGATGATCGGATATAATCCACTGCCTTAATTTCCGCCCTCTCGGCGGGGTTACTTTGGAATTGCTCTTAGTACAGAGGCCACTGTTTCTAGTAGTAGATACTTTTATACACAGATAAGAATAAGCTGTCATGAACTAGTGGCTGTTTGATATAACACTGAACAACATAGAggacggagtacagagtacttgtacaggtTATGTATATTTGGTTGCATTATTGGCAGCGGCAATCCGGCAAGTACGGATGGAGCAGGCTTATGGCATTCCTTCTAGAATCCTTTAGTTCGATCTAGTGGAGACGGCGGTTGTCCTAGTGCCGTGAAGAGGCGAGGAGGGCTTTTTGGGTCGTGCAAAATGAGAAAATGACGGAAATTTAACGGAGCAGGGCTGATAATATTAATGTGCATAGTACTCCCTAGAGAAGACTATGGATGAAGAATTGTATAGGGGGAGGTATAATAACCTATAATTAGTTATTACCTTGTTCCCCTGTTTAGATTATTACTGGAGAtttctattattattattatcagGGACTGAGCAGGGGTTTAGCGGCGTTTTGAAGGATTGGGTCGGAAGCACGTGCTGAACATCGACATTGATAGCTGTATAAGCTTGTTTGTATACAGAGGTGTATACAGAGGAGCAGAGGCTGAATACTAATGGCGAACAAGAGAAGATCGAATGCTATGGATAGTTGTATATGTGCTTCTCGACAATCATCAGTAAGATCTGAGACAAATGACGACAGAAAATGTTCTCAGCGATTGGAagagtatggagtacaaaGCACTGATATCAGACATGACCAAAGCATCAATTCTTTGATATCATATCATTTCAAACAAAGATAAGAGAAACCGCAATAGGACAACTGATGTCGTATACCCTCAGAATGTTAGCCGTAGACGGAAGCAGAGGGAATGTGGCGTGGACGTTGAGGTCATGATCAACGGCAAGCGGCAGTCAAGCACACAAAATAACGGATTGGGAGGCTTGTCTGCTGCCAATCTTATCTGTAGCATAAAATGCTCTAGTACTTACTACTAGTAATCCATAACTGTGTACAAGTGCTATGTAcggtagtagtagtagtaccACTGGATAGTCGCCACTGGGCGGTCTGGGACCGGAACCAGCTACCTTCTTCCAGGGGTTTTTTTATATAGATAGAGGTTGATGCTTGCTGTTCTTTTCTTAGTTTTGTTTAGTTGGCTAGCACTTGTCAATATATTCAGTCTAGAAAAATCGTGGACTGTCAGGTTCGTTCAAATAGCTTGAACTCAACTCCCATCGCCAATTCATTTCTCCTCAGAAATTAGAAGAGAAATATAGATTTTGATACACAACTCAACTGTTGAGGATATTACCACTACTTCTTCCGAGAGGGTGGTGGTTGCTCTCCCTCGCTTTGGGGTCCTGGCAAATTATCTCCCCGATCTGGCCCATTccatcttctttctctcttccctcccctcccttccctctccatttctcttcctcttcctcttttttttttttctttttttgatCTTCCCATCTCTCTCtgtctctgtctctctctctctctctcttttctaaTTCCTATCTCTTTAATACTCCCTCTTCCTGTACTAAAATCCCTGGTACACCTGTCCTTGGTTCACCCGATCGTGGTTCACACTCATTTGACCTTGTCCTTTTTTTGCCTCTGGCCAACCATCGACCAGCCTTCGGTTCCCTCTCTTTTTCCATCCTAatctccctcttcttcgTGTTCTGTCCAGGCTAATCCCGAGACTCCCTGCACCGGTTCAACCTGCCAATGACGCGCCGTCGCTGCACATAAATACGAGGAATTTCAATTCGGTGATTGAGTGTCCATCATGGCGAACTTGTACGTTCCTACTTTTTATTGTGATTAAAGAAAGAGGACTTTTGCTAATCACTTCTTGCAGTGTCAATTCAACATGGCGCTCCTTCTGGCATACCATGACCTCCTATGACCGCCATGCGTCCCATGACTCTCCCTATCGCACCGGCAGACATGTCCCTCTCAGTCAAAGCCGCGATGAGCCTCTTACCTCGGTTGCAACAAGCGCCATCGATTCTCGCGCAGATTTAACAAACCCCTACGACGATGATCCCAAGGGTTCCCCAACCGGTGTCGGTTCCCCTACTCGCCCCTATTCCCCCGGGATGAGATCGTTCTCGTCGAATAAACGGAGATCGCAAGAGCAAGGTGCTGATGGCGCCGGGGATATCCAAATGCAAAGCTTCCAGGATGGTGCTCCGCCGCCTCCCCCGATTGCCCACTCCTGGAAGAAGATTGAGCGCTGGTTGGAAAACAATTACGAGGAACTGTTTGATAATCTCTGTGAAGGTTGTACTCAGAATGATATTAATGAGCTGGAGCACGAACTGGATTGCACTCTGCCGCTCGAATTTCGGGAGTCGTTGATGAGCCATGACGGTCAGGAGCGTCCGGGATTGCCCACCGGTGTTATCTTCGGTTGCATGTTGTTGGACTGCGAAGAGATTGTGCAGGAATGGAAGAATTGGAGGGTCGTCAACGAAGAATTTCTCGTCAACTCACCAATGGGCGCAAGCGTGCTTCCTCCCAAAGTGACCGCAAgctcctcgtcctctgcaCCGCCGCCCGCCCAGCATGGTAACAATCCGTTATGGCGCCAGGAGCTCCTCGAGCGACAGGATTCGCAACCTCCTGGAGCTGTCCAAAAGGCCTACGCTCACCCCGCCTGGATTCCCGTGGCCCGTGACTGGGGTGGCAACCACATCGCCATCGATCTGGCACCGGGTCCCTCCGGCAAATGGGGCCAGATCATCATCTTTGGCCGCGACTACGACTGTAAATACGTGGTTTCCCGGTCGTGGGCTTCATTCCTTGCTACGCTGGCCGATGACTTCTGCAGCGGCAAAGTCATTGTCGATGAAGAAACCAACGAACTCAAGCTGAAGGAATTCAAAGCCCAGAATGTCGAGCCTCCGTACTTGGAGATCCTCCGCTGGAGAACCGACCAGAAGTACGGCCGGAGACCTCCCCGCCGCAAGGGTCCCAACGGCCCCGGCCTGAACACCGGCAGCAGATCGGGCAAAGAGTCACCATATGGAAGCTCGACGCCGAACGAAGAACGTGGACGATCACCTCACCGATTCCCTGGTCGTGGATCAGCGCAGAGCCCCAAGACCCAATTCGGAATGTCCAGCCCTCTCGCTCGTGTGACAGAGGAAGCCCCGAGCCCCGTTAATCCCACTGCAGAGGACGAACTACCCGAACCGTCCGGCAAGGAGAATGAAAAGGAGTCTCAGAATGAGGATCTACTTGATGTGGCCACACCGCAGGGTAGCGGCAAGGAAAACGAAAAGGCGCctgagaaggaggatgaaCAGAAATCCGAACAGATAACAAAGCACGAGTCGAAACTGTCATCTTCTGCCGCTCTGGACTCGGAAGTCTTGGGTGAGATGAAGAATGTGGCCATCTAGGTCAGGTTTCCTTGCGACAATTCACTTTGACCTGTTAGTATAATAATGaatttcctttctctttttcttcctcctttcTACTTCAAATTGATGGATTGTGCGTAAAGATTGTTCTGTCTTCCTGTTCTGTATAAAATTCCAGGCTTTATTCTTTGTTTATCCCGGTGGCACTGTTAGCTGCAAGCATCCTTTTTCTattgtcttttttctttttttttttcgttctGAGggcaattttcttttttctctggATCCATCTACATTGTTAGTGTAACTTGATGATCATGCAGTATTAGTCTTGATATCAATTTGTCTTCTGTTGCTTTTTCAATTCGACAAGACTAGTGTCTTCTTCATGAAATTAGAAATGGCTAGTATACAACAACGGTAGTTTGCATATCTGCTTGCACCATATCCAACAAAAGTATAATCCAGTATACTATACATTTTAGTCccagtcatcatcatcgttgtCCTCGTTTCGGTTTAATCGCCCGCCGCTTCGAATAGCCCGTCGAGGGCGCTCAGTGTCCTCATCCGAGCCAGCAGATTCAtagtcatcatcatcatcgtcgtcgtcgtgaTCACCCTGCTTGATCTTGGCCTGCACAAGGATTCCCTTCCATAGCAACCTCTTCT from Aspergillus chevalieri M1 DNA, chromosome 1, nearly complete sequence includes the following:
- a CDS encoding uncharacterized protein (COG:S;~EggNog:ENOG410PX6I;~PFAM:PF15365) — protein: MSTQTQSPTPPTLKGPRNNRRHPKKTTTPYTQKATLLTTPPSSPPRNLSPGGAATDSSTNVNLSKKKNPRSAKKPPRDGPKGSPFNNGHRHTSSQGPTATPQVKDSPHYAGPTFHASPAPSALPMPSFFSKSVPESDLAPTVESENEGLEGDPDLETTPSKPKGRPQPSNQGEQSTPLDFLFKAAVEARSARAQCSPEAKPSVRSPQTDSKALPQRNLNGFAGGMFPMEMENVGSPNFQIGPSFATSYKDRMNALRSASSPSQSPQSLAEIDDGERKAKTEALKSLLLNPRPQRPSSASPLAYNQANSAKERPNPSPNVPHFATPSRTISGPPATASHGFSSEQKQPPFTNGIHSPQSYARMGGPQPSILRKDIPTSGPATTSPGVTSEAFPFPPPPYTSYNQHNFPPRCAPPPQYRSPAPYPTASPAMPAHPSPQVLDTKKMEDDLRRILKLDVNSSFPTNGVQSSFA
- the SMI1 gene encoding cell wall assembly regulator (COG:G;~EggNog:ENOG410PJXD;~InterPro:IPR018958,IPR037883,IPR009203;~PFAM:PF09346;~go_process: GO:0042546 - cell wall biogenesis [Evidence IEA]), with translation MANFVNSTWRSFWHTMTSYDRHASHDSPYRTGRHVPLSQSRDEPLTSVATSAIDSRADLTNPYDDDPKGSPTGVGSPTRPYSPGMRSFSSNKRRSQEQGADGAGDIQMQSFQDGAPPPPPIAHSWKKIERWLENNYEELFDNLCEGCTQNDINELEHELDCTLPLEFRESLMSHDGQERPGLPTGVIFGCMLLDCEEIVQEWKNWRVVNEEFLVNSPMGASVLPPKVTASSSSSAPPPAQHGNNPLWRQELLERQDSQPPGAVQKAYAHPAWIPVARDWGGNHIAIDLAPGPSGKWGQIIIFGRDYDCKYVVSRSWASFLATLADDFCSGKVIVDEETNELKLKEFKAQNVEPPYLEILRWRTDQKYGRRPPRRKGPNGPGLNTGSRSGKESPYGSSTPNEERGRSPHRFPGRGSAQSPKTQFGMSSPLARVTEEAPSPVNPTAEDELPEPSGKENEKESQNEDLLDVATPQGSGKENEKAPEKEDEQKSEQITKHESKLSSSAALDSEVLGEMKNVAI